The following proteins are co-located in the Methylomonas sp. 11b genome:
- a CDS encoding response regulator, translated as MNILLIDDHFCAREGVACLLKQIIPELQVFEAESFDEGLALAKQTLLNLVMLDVQLPGKDGLSGLVEMKEAFPDLCVVMFSGLDDRELVFQALRLGAMGFIVKTVSRQVFVDALRDVLAGKVYLPASAVGQQRATSLDVGSVTEIPEVTDSASLGLTPREFEVLTWLVQGIGNKQIARQLGIEEQTVRNHLRPIYQKFRVAKRTELLVKVFERGIVFGKPGVGN; from the coding sequence GTGAATATTTTGTTAATTGACGACCACTTCTGCGCCCGCGAGGGTGTGGCGTGTCTTTTGAAACAAATTATCCCTGAGTTACAAGTGTTCGAAGCGGAGAGCTTTGACGAGGGCTTGGCCTTGGCCAAGCAAACACTCTTGAATCTGGTTATGCTGGACGTTCAACTTCCCGGCAAAGATGGGTTATCAGGATTGGTGGAAATGAAAGAAGCGTTTCCGGATTTGTGCGTGGTAATGTTTTCCGGGCTGGACGATAGGGAGCTGGTATTTCAGGCGCTACGTTTGGGAGCGATGGGGTTTATCGTTAAGACAGTGTCTCGGCAGGTCTTTGTCGATGCGTTGCGAGATGTATTGGCCGGTAAAGTGTATTTACCGGCATCGGCAGTAGGGCAACAACGTGCGACTAGTTTGGATGTCGGTAGCGTTACAGAAATACCCGAGGTGACCGACTCGGCCAGTTTAGGTCTGACACCGCGTGAGTTTGAAGTGCTGACTTGGTTGGTGCAAGGGATAGGCAATAAGCAGATTGCCCGGCAGTTAGGTATAGAAGAGCAAACGGTGCGCAATCACCTGCGGCCGATTTATCAAAAATTTAGGGTAGCTAAGCGTACTGAGTTGTTGGTGAAGGTATTTGAGCGGGGGATTGTGTTTGGGAAGCCGGGGGTGGGGAATTGA
- a CDS encoding hybrid sensor histidine kinase/response regulator, whose amino-acid sequence MRKPNPFIEHLSSQAFFRAPARRPLERLLDTKLSLSPIKLFAIPQFDEDTERQFWEERYLVLLSPLKWALGLGAAAFLAYILLDLKIGNTSNTEALLRLPIVLVLVGLFRYLHVCVEAVAKINTIAKLSAGLSAANLIAVLLYDGNPRYYAETWPALLPMYFFSYGQMFMSLRATIGFGWSTALTMPIAGYWLGLTVIDLIPSILNLCIVNIFGVCTRCQLEAYARKSFREKRKAQLSADDKTRFLQQMGHNLRQPLQALACYAAVLDTAQTNPPSNGAAFMLNRMGMVIDELNAAFNHVLDIANLETGRQIPQPTSIDLNTLLTGLENQYAPQAVKRGIRLKVVLRRQEPYNLCSDSNILRQILGNLLDNAIKYTESGWILVSAVKTGKHRLTLHICDSGPGIADDMREEVFKEFVRNQRRQNDNKVPGLGIGLAYVAAAVKCLPDHSLSLICGSRFGCDFKLQLPIAEPMLAIHNGLNKDGDFSGCFVMVVDDDAEVLQAIAKQIRAWDCLVQEASSLAETAELLAENDRDPDLLITDFYLGNRETAHDIIAAVHNACGPVPTMILSARAISDHEKTLLPEHTAILRKPAGAKALMEAMARTMKTTKCLDENR is encoded by the coding sequence ATGCGCAAACCAAATCCATTCATCGAGCATCTTTCCAGCCAAGCTTTTTTTCGGGCACCCGCCCGTCGTCCGCTCGAGCGTTTACTCGATACCAAGCTGTCGCTCAGCCCCATCAAACTATTTGCCATCCCCCAGTTTGACGAAGACACCGAACGACAATTTTGGGAAGAACGTTATCTGGTGTTGCTTAGCCCCCTAAAATGGGCCCTGGGCTTGGGCGCCGCCGCATTCCTGGCCTACATCCTGCTGGATCTAAAGATTGGCAATACCTCAAATACCGAAGCGTTGTTAAGGCTGCCTATCGTCCTGGTGCTGGTGGGTTTATTCAGATATCTACATGTCTGCGTGGAAGCGGTAGCCAAAATCAACACCATCGCCAAACTCAGCGCCGGACTGTCCGCAGCCAATTTAATCGCCGTCTTGTTATACGACGGCAACCCCCGCTACTACGCGGAAACCTGGCCGGCCCTGCTGCCCATGTATTTTTTCAGTTACGGGCAAATGTTCATGTCTTTGCGGGCAACAATAGGTTTTGGCTGGAGCACCGCGCTAACCATGCCGATAGCCGGCTATTGGCTTGGACTGACCGTGATTGACTTGATCCCGTCTATCCTAAATCTTTGCATCGTCAATATCTTTGGCGTCTGCACCCGCTGCCAACTGGAAGCTTACGCCCGCAAATCCTTCCGCGAAAAACGTAAAGCTCAACTCAGCGCCGACGACAAAACCCGCTTCTTACAGCAAATGGGCCACAATCTGCGCCAACCTCTGCAAGCCTTGGCCTGCTATGCCGCGGTATTGGACACCGCGCAAACAAACCCACCTAGCAATGGCGCGGCGTTTATGCTCAATCGCATGGGCATGGTGATAGACGAATTGAACGCCGCCTTTAACCATGTATTGGACATTGCTAACCTGGAAACCGGTCGGCAAATTCCGCAGCCGACCAGTATCGATCTGAATACTCTGCTGACCGGCTTGGAAAATCAATACGCCCCGCAAGCCGTCAAGCGCGGTATCCGGCTTAAAGTAGTGTTGCGCCGCCAAGAGCCTTACAACCTATGCAGCGACAGCAACATCCTGCGGCAAATCCTCGGCAATTTGCTGGATAACGCCATCAAATATACCGAGAGTGGCTGGATATTGGTCTCTGCTGTAAAAACCGGTAAGCACCGTCTGACGCTACATATCTGTGACAGCGGCCCTGGGATTGCAGACGATATGCGGGAAGAAGTATTCAAGGAATTTGTCCGCAACCAGCGTCGTCAGAACGACAACAAAGTTCCCGGCCTGGGCATAGGCCTGGCTTACGTGGCCGCCGCCGTCAAATGTTTACCCGACCACAGCTTGAGCTTGATATGTGGCTCGCGTTTTGGATGCGACTTTAAACTCCAGCTGCCAATCGCCGAGCCGATGCTGGCGATACACAATGGATTGAATAAAGACGGCGACTTCTCCGGCTGCTTTGTGATGGTAGTTGACGACGATGCCGAGGTATTACAAGCCATCGCCAAGCAAATAAGGGCCTGGGACTGCCTGGTGCAAGAAGCGTCGTCGCTGGCGGAAACCGCAGAGCTACTAGCCGAAAATGACAGAGACCCGGATTTATTAATCACCGACTTTTACCTGGGCAACCGCGAAACTGCCCACGACATCATCGCCGCAGTCCACAACGCTTGCGGGCCGGTGCCGACCATGATCCTATCTGCCCGCGCCATCTCGGACCACGAAAAAACGCTGTTACCGGAACACACTGCTATCCTGCGTAAACCTGCCGGCGCGAAAGCTCTAATGGAAGCCATGGCTAGAACAATGAAGACCACCAAATGCTTGGACGAAAATCGGTAA